The region ttgttttgatcAGAAATTCTACTTTTTATAGGatttatgtaatttaactattattttgttatattctgcaaaaaataaatagcaataataaacatttatttgctCTTTTTTGGCTGTATTTCATAATAGAGgtgatttataattatttttaatcaacTGTTTGTGACACTAGTGGGCATTTTGAGAAgtaattatttataaattaaattttattccaattaaaaaaataatttatttgatcAGAAATTctactttttatattatttatataattcaactgttatgtttttatattctgcaaaaatatatagcaataataaatatttattttcaattttttgactatttaataataagaatatttatttcatttgtattcTTAATGAACTGTTTTATATCTCTTCAGTCATTGGCTGAAGGCTAATTAACTGCAGTTTTGCACCTTTTGCGGATCGCAGGTTGTCTGAACAACTAAACGCTGTTAAATCTGGATTAAAACCATAATTTCTGGATTTATATCATCATGTTTGGATTAATATATTTTACCTGGAGGAACAAACAGCGCAGAGGATTTTATTCTTCAGGAAAGTTAACGGTATGTATGAAACTCTTTAACTGCTTATTAATAAGCCTTTTAGCTGTGACTTAATTCACATAGATGGATTTAAAGTAAGCCGAATTAACTATAACATGATGTGGATGTATAAATATTCTAAATTAATTCATGATCATGTCTGTGTGCTTTATGGGAGAAGAAAACgtttaaattgcttgttttctgaacgGAGTTTCATCTCTTTGATGTCTGCGACACTTTAACCGACATTAAAAGGATTTTAATctgatttaattaaaacaaacggATTTAAAGTAAAGCcgaaataactccaacatgatgTCGATGCATATTAAATCtgaatttatgttttgttttgtctttctgcTTGTTGACAGCAAATTATTCTTTAAGTGCTCCTTTTCTGAACGGAGTCTGTAACTACTAAAGTGACAGtaaataaactgattttgttCGGATTAAGTCAcaatatattcatttaaaagtaTGCCGAAATAACTATAACATGATGTCGATgtataaaaagtctgaattaatttattatgaGGTCTTTCCGCTAGACGATATTAAATAGCGTTTAAAGtacttatattttttcatttttttggtctttttgtatcatttttacatctatttttgctcaatttgtttctatttcaataatttagtcattttttggtgatttttacaaatattttttgtcattttgtgtctttttagatcatttttacatcaatttttggtcaatttgtttctatttcaataagtttgtcattttttggtcatttttacaaatattttttgttgttttatgtcttttttgatcatttttacatctatttttggtcaatttgtttctatttcaataatttagtcattttttggtgatttttacagatattttttgtcattttgtgtctttttagatcatttttacatcaatttttggtcaatttgtttctatttcaataagtttgtcattttttggtcattttaacaaatattttttgtcattttgtgtcttttttttaatcatttttacatctatttttttgttgttttatgtcttttttgtatcatttttacatctattttttgttgtttaatgttttttgtatcatttttatatctatttttggtaaatttgtttctatttcaataagtttgtcattttttggtgatttttacaaatattttttgtcattttgtgtctttttgatcatgtttacatctatttttgatcattttgtgtcttttttgatcatttttacatctatttttggtcaatttgtttctattttgataattttgtgtcatttttagtcatttttgcctctattttttgtcattatcaCTACCATCCCTATCAGTGTTACATTATGCATATATAATATGTTCTTATAGTGCAGTTTGTAGTTTGGCTCCTTTGACAAAATATtaacttgttttgtttaatttatcatCACAACTGGAcaaacaaatgataaaaaaaacatgtttattgtgGAGTTTTAAATGTGCCAGTCGTCATATTTTGATCTTCACATTTCATCGTCAGACAGAAAACCAGTTAAAGTCAAACTAAAAACTGTCTGAAGTGTTTTTCTCAGACGAAGCTGTCCCTGTTGAAGGTCCTGCCGCTGCTGGTTGCTGTCCTGGTTGCTCTGGTTGCTGTCCTGGTTGCTCTGGTTGCTGTGGTTGCTCTGGTGGTTGCTCTGGTTGCTCGACTCTTCCGGCCCTCGTAGAAAAGGGGCGGGCCCAGCGTGAGCCTGGAGGCGGAGCCTGGCAGCATGTAGGTCCTCCTGGTCCGGGCTGAGGCGTAACTGTGACCTCGCACAGACTTTCCTCCAGAActgacacacaaaatacacaatttattattatttattatctctaATCATCTAGTGGAGCAGGAAAGTTGATAAGAGGTGGATGAGGTGTATTTACCTGGATGGTAAACCTTCTTTAGCAGAGAAATACGTCATGACGGAGGCTCCACAGATCAGCAGGATGGAGCCGCCCCAACCCACGAAGACCGCAGCTCCAAGTTCAAACCTGAcgaccagagagagagacaaaatgagcaaaaaaagacgcaaaatgagcaaaaaagacataatgagcaaaaaaagacaaaatgagcaaaaaaaagactcaaaataacaaaaaaagactcaaaatgacaaaaaaaagactcaaaattagcaaaaaaagacacaaaatgaccaaaaaaagatgcaaaatgagcaaaaaaagactcaaaatgacaaaaaaaagacacaaaatgagcaaaaaaagactcaaaatgacaaaaaaagacacaaaatgagcaaaaaaagactcaaaatgacaaaaaaagacacaaaatgagcaaaaaaagactcaaaatgacaaaaaaagacacaaaatgagcaaaaaaagacgcaaaattaacaaaataagatgcaaaaaaagacgcaaaatgagcaaaaaaagacgcaaaatgagaaaaataagacagaaaatgaccaaaaaagacataacccAGATGGGCGTATGTAAAGCCAGCTAAAATTTCATAATTCTAAGTTAGTTGAAATAaagtaataacaaaaaatatttggccaacttttttggtaattttgtgtctttttttagtcattttgtgtctttttttagtcattttgtgtctttttttggtcattttgtctcttttttcatgTTACTAAGTATGTGAAGGTCCAGCTGAGGCTGTAGTAGGAAAGGTGCTTGCCCAAACAATATAACAAAATGAAAGATATGGATACATTAAACTGTTATATCACTCCCAGGAAGcttgttataatataataatataataattctaCTTCTTCTTGATTCATACTCACTTCTGAGCTCTGAAGTTTGGATCCAGGAACTCTGTGATGACTTTATTTGCCCACCAGGAATACGTGATCATCCCACAGAATCCTGTAGAGAATAAACTGTGAACACAGCtcctaataataaaaacatctgaatatatattaatgttttacCTGAGACCAGGTAGGTGATTCCTCCAGCGAAGGTGACTCTGGCGTTGGCCACTTCTGATCCTCCTATTTTGGTGCATTTCATCCCAACGAGAGTCAGAACGCCACCGAAGAACCCGGTGATGACGGCGCAGACCGCCAGCGCTCTGCAGGCGTGGAGGAACGCTGGACaacacaaatattaatatttatatcagTAAATATTAATACTAATATTAGTAAATATTAATCAACCATTTAAAATACTTCACCTGCAGGAGTTTTCTATTttacgacaaaaaaaaaatcctctttagATCAAATTCATCAAGGGACTGTAtgtgaattatatatatatataaagttaaattatttaatatattgtattgtacttattagggcctcggggcaatcgcaccgagcactggtcccatccagcaatatctgtagggaccagtgctgcactactgttatactgtggatttcttcttcttcctcttccggacgcaatttcgtcccgctactagtcaaaaaacaaattatatatcaaaatgtgcggtttgatcgagatcggtgtgctattacttttctctacagaatacgaattttttgcgacgtaagtcgcgaaaaactgcccaaaattttgcattgaaatgaatgggacggccgaaagaaaatgagcaaaaaagaacattaattgaagattttcagacgtctacttctccggcataatttcacctagagactccatttaaactttaaacagtagacacaagtcttgtgtatcggtgtattaatccacgtttcgataggtcatatagttttttatcaatccctgttcaatgaccatgatcatttttggagaaattctgagattataatgggtgtgtattgcacggaatgttcgtgtcagagtgtgtgatgtcatcgctcagagtgtagagggagagaagaaactgtcaaaaaataaatttgaaaactgcgctccaggccgcaaattccactctacagaaataatttatacatagaaacgtaggaaaattagtcttctccctcacaatcctctggtaaagctgtcagagttatagtttgggcgtaggacgcacagatgatccaccaacaccaccaacagcctcattgggtcccatattaaaaacgcaggaagatttcgaaaaaagggatatggaatagtttttttagatcgctctaacaaagctattttttaatttttcttaaaaaaaaacatatgtagacgttcaggaagaactcaggacgctcaaagtgaagtcggatcaatgataggtattatggttttgccaaaaatgctttctgttcaaggccagaaattccagtctgtccacctctggctgctgtcactctttcattaacaggtgtcagttaattctgttgattgctttgatctttgatgtgattacagttacagatacacacacacacatgcacgtaagcacgcacactcctcacacatgcatacacatgcctcaaacgcacgcacacacacacacattaactttatgtgattttaattttacacacacacattttgaggttaaagggcatagtttgaaatctctgaagaatctcatcatagtgtacacacaccggcagtagcccccgtggccctttcaaaatttcctcaaaggaaattttctagttatgtgTATCCTACCAGGTAGAGCCAGCATGGAGGGGTAGTCCTTGCAGTCGGAGACCTCTATatgttatattaaataataaatattaatattattgtatatCCTACCAGGTAGAGCCAGCATGGAGGGGTAGTCCTTGCAGTCAGAGACCTCTAGatgttataattaataataaatatgaatattaatatGTATATCTTACCGGGCAGGGCCAGCATGGAGGGGTAGTCCTTGCAGTCTGAGACCTCTACatgttatattaaataataaatatgaatattattatgttTCCTACCAGGCAGGGCCAGCATGGAGGGGTAGTCCTTGCAGTCGGAGACCCCGGTGGTGTCGGAGATGCAGTCCTTCCACAGGTTGGAGTAATAGTTGGAGGTGGTGAGGACGATGCTGCCCACCTCAGAGAAGGTCCAGTACTCAGTGGGCAGCGTGGAGCAGACCAGGATCCACCCACACAGACAGGACACGAAGCAGCCCACCTCCAGGTACATCACCACCGTACGGTACTTCATCATGGGGGTCTCTAGTATCTCTCTGGGTTCTTTACATGCTAGAGAACCCTCTGTAGAGTCTAGAGGGAACCTAACGTTTGTCTCAGCGTGAGAACGACTAACAGCTCTgaggtttgttgttgttggtgttttaTCTCTGAGATGGTTTTGTCTCGTCAGCGTCTCTTTGTTCCCACAATCACACTCACatgttcctcctcctgctccatgATCACATGCGCAATCAAACACTTTCACCTTTTTATTAGTTTCCGACTTCAAAAGAGTTCATccgaaaaatatgtaaaatgacaaaaaaaagacacaaaatgacaaaaaaaatgtgtaaaatgacaaaaaaaatgtacaaaatgactgaaaaaagacgtaaaatggccaaaatagacacaaaatgacaaaaaaacatgtaaaatgccaaaataaaaacacaaaatgaccaaaaatatgtaaaatgacagaaaaagacacaaaataacaaaaaaaatatgtaaaatgacaaaaaaagacacaaaatgaccaaaaaattactaaaattacaaaaaagacacaaaatgaccaaaaaaaatatgtgaaatgacaaaaaaaagacacaaaatgaccaaaaaaaaaaaagtaaaatgacaagaaaagacacaaaatgaccaaaaaattactaaaattacaaaaaagacacaaaatgaccaaaaaaaatatgtaaaatgacaaaaaagacacaaaatgactaaaaaacacatgtaaaatgacaagaaaagagacaaaatgaccaaaaaatatgtaaaatgacagaaaaagacataaaatgaccaaaaaaatatgtaaaatgacaaaaaaaaatacaaaatgacaaaaaaaaatacaaaatgactaaaaaatatgtaaaatgactaaaaaaagacacaaaatgactaaaaaaatatgtaaaatgacaaaaaaatttacaaaatgacagaaggaagacgtaaaattaccaaaaaagatgaatattgccaaaaataaaagtcttaaagttaccaaaaaaggacataattaGGTATTATATTATAAGTAAAAATTTAtcagtcaggatattttattacattattgggttttattataaaaagacgactaaacagaagacacaaaatgacccaatatatgtaaaattaccaaaaaaggacataattaggtattatattattggtaaaaatgtatcagtcaggatattttattaaattattgggTTTTACTCCATTTTTGATTGAGTTCAGTGcagattttattatattatgaggAGATGATTAGATTGTAGTTGTGACTCAGAGTGAAACATTACCTCAtcgttttattgttttctgtgCAGAAACTCTGTTTATGTAGAAACAGTCAGCAGCAACGTCTGAATGATAAAAACCAGCCGGACCAgtcaggagctgctgctgcacacactcacagctgaggaggaggaggaggaggaggaggaggaggaggaggacacaaattgacccaaaaagacacaaattgaccaaaaaaagacacaaaataaacaaaaaagacacaaattgaccaaaaaaagacacaaattgaccaaaaaaagacacaaaatgaccaaaaaaagacacaaattgaccaaaaaaagacacaaaatgacagaaaaagacacaaaatgaccaaaaaaagacacaaaataaacaaaaaagacacaaattgaccagaaaaagacacacatttggACAAAAAGATTTGGAGTCTGCACGTCTGTTCGTATGGATATGAAAttataccttttttattttacataatatttataattctAATATCATTGCCACAAAATATTTGGAGTTTGGTTGATGATGAAATATGCTTCAACTCTCAAAACAAATTAGAATTTAATtggcagaaatgacagaaaaagacacaaattgacagaaaaagatacaaagtgaccacaaaaagatgatggaacaaaagaaataatacaataaattgtcaagaagaaaaataatagaatttcaaaataacaaaattaattatatatGTGTAGAATTAGATTTGGAGTCTGCACGTCTGTTCTCATGGATATATAAATTAtactctttttattttacataatatttataattttaatatcgccacaaaatatttttgattgttTGGTTGCTGGTGAAATATGCTTCAACTCTCAAAccaaattataatttaatttcaggATGTAAAAAAGATGTTGATGAAGTTTCCACCacaacagaataaaaaagaatCCTCTGCagataaattaacatttattagatgcataaaacaaacaggaaCACATTTACACAGATGTTTCCAGTGTTCTTACACTCTTTAACAGCTTTATATCCATGCAGAGACACTTTTCTCTCACATTTAATGTAATCTTTTACCTTTCAGGACTAAAGTTCCCGTCTGTATTTAGAGTGTGAAGGTCCTGGAAGCTTCCTACCAGCTCACACTGTTTACTGTCTACAGAGCAGATCAGCTGCtggttcatgttgttgtttcagtGTTACAATAATGATTAATATCCACACAttatacaggagcatctcaatacattagaatatcatagaaaagtttatttatgtcagaaattcagttcaaaaagtggaaataacacattgtatagaaccattacacacacaaaaagacacaaattgaccaaaaaatgacacaaatgacacaaattgaccacaaaaatacacaggctgaccaaagaaagacataaattgacctaaaaagacataaaatgacaaaaaagacacaaatggacctaaaaagactgaaaaaaatgaccagaaaatatgcaaatttatcacaaaattaccacaaaaagacaaattgaccacaaaaagacacaaattgacccaaaaaaagacataaaatgacataaaaagacaccaaattgaccacaaaaagacataaaatgaccaaaaaagacacaaattgaccaaaacaacaaaaaaaaattgaccaaaaaaagacacaaaatgacaaaaaaaaaaagacaaatgggccaaaaaagatgcaaattgaccaaaaaaagacacaaattcaccaaaaaagacacaaaatgacataaaataaatgtttgtagcacagttttaaatagaaaacactgaatttttgtctttctaCAGATTGATGAGTTGAATTTTAAATCCTCAGATAATTAATGAACATGAGTCCGTCTGGTTTGATCAGATAATTTATTAAAAGAGTCCGTCTGATGgatcagatgtaagagtttttaatGAACGGCGTCCTCTCGCTCCGCTCGCTGCCCGACAGAGACGACGGCGTCCTGCTGCTCCTCGACCCCGACAGACTGGACACCGAGGACCTGGAGGACACGCCCGACTCAGACCCTGACCCAGACCTGGACCCTCCAGACCCTCTGGACCCCCCAGACCCTCTGGACCCTGCAGACCGCTCCGACCCCCCAGACCTGGCCGTCCTGCCGGTCTTGGAGGACCTCCCCGACCCGGCCGTGGTTCCTGACCTGGAGGAGATCCCCGACAGGTCGGAGCGGTCGGACTTGGAGGACACGGAGGACTTGGAGGACAGCTCGGACACGGAGGACACGGAGGACACTTTGGTCTTGGAGGTGATCCCGGACACGGAGGACAGAGCCGTGGTGGACTTGTTCTGCTCCAGGTCTGGGAGAGGCTGCACCGTGATCACCCtggaaagacaaaattaccacaaaaagacacaaaattaccacaaaaagacacaaaatgaccaaaaaaaaagacaaaatggccaaaaaaccccacaaaatgacagaaaaagacacaaaatgacagaaaaagacacaaattgaccacaaaaagacacaaaatgacagaaaaagacacaaattgaccacaaaaagacacaaatgaccacaaaaacacacaaaatgaccagaaaaagacacaaaatgaccaaaaaaagacacaaattgaccacaaaatgaccaaagaaagacacaaattgaccacaaaaagacacaaaatgaccaaaaaagacacaaaacgacagaaaaagacacaaattgaccacagaaagacacaaattgaccacaaaatgaccacaaaaacacacaaaatgaccacaaaaacacacaaaattaccaaaaaaacacacaaaattacaaaaaaaacacacaaaattaccaaaaaaacacacaaaatgacagaaaaggtcacaaaatgaccacaaaaacacacaaaatgaccaaaaaaacacacaaaatgaccaaaaaaagacacaaaatgaccaaaaaagacacaaaatgataaaaaacagacacaaattgaccaaaaaaagacacaaaatgaccaaaaaagacacaaaatgacagaaaaagactcaAGTTgatcacaaattgaccaaaaaagacacaaattgaccacaaaaagacacagaatgacccaaaaaagacacaaaatgacagaaaaagacaaaaaatgaccacaaaaaacacacaaaatgaccaaaaaaagacacaatgacagaaaaagacacaaattgaccacaaaatgaccacaaaagcacacaaaatgacctaaaaagacacaaaatgataaaaaaaaaaagacacaaattgaccacaaaaagacacatattgaccacaaaattaagTTATAACTCACTGAGGGACTTTACCCACATCTGCACACTAAAAACtgactcattattattattattattattattaataactcaTTCTGCTGCTGTTTATGTGTAGTTATTTATTCGTATGTTCTCACGTTGTGGTTCCTCCACAGAGCGGCCTGCAGACGGACCAGAGGTAGAAGAATCCTCCGGTGGCGTGGAAGGAGGAGCCCACCCAGCCCAGGAAGATCGGAGTACCCAGGTCGTACCTGTACAGGTAACAGGTTACTAAAGTTACTCAAACAGATAACaggttaattattattttaaccagaAGAGTTCAAACTGAGCcagtaaaaagtgtgttttcttaCTTGAGTCCATCAAAGTCTGGGTTGAAATATTCCACTGAGACGTATTCTGCATAAACAGCGTAGCCGCAGATCGAGAGCAGACCTGAGGGGAGAGGTCAGGAAACACAAGTCAATAAATAAGACAATGaagcagcatttattttattttattttattcattattttaaaattgtatttaattgatttatttttctttaattttattttttaaattatatttatttatttatttattctgtctttcttaattttaatttatttcaaatgttattTATGTCTATGTAAAATGACTATAGAGACAAAAAGCAACCAAAAAGTccattaaaagaagaaaaaaaactccacaaaactaccaaaaatatagaaaatatctaTTCTGGGAAACAAAACAGCTACACATTGAtacaaattacccaaaaagatgcacaaaatgtccaaaaaaaagccATGAAATGGTTAAAAAGAAGGTTAGTTCTGCactcattaattcattaatccCTCCTCTCATTGTTTACCGCTGACTATATGGTCTCTCCTCTCATTAATTAGTTAATCCCTCCTCTCATTGTTTACCGCTGACTATATGGCAGCACCCTCCAGCGTAGATCTTCTTGTACTTGGATCGATCTTTCCCTCCGAGGAAGGTGCACTCCATCCCCAGCAGGCTGAGGACGAAGCCCAGCATccccagagacagagaggacatcAGGAGACCCCGCACGATCTGGATGTGACCtgagaaaacacagagaaccagagaaccagagaCACAGGTACATGAGAGAACCAGAGGAACGTTACAGGAACCTTTTAGACTCTCCACCGACCCGTTTTTAGCTCTTAAATGCATAAAAGGACAGCTTGTGTTTATTGCATCGAGGCTTTTTGACTTTGTCAGGAACTtctatttaacaaaataaaacaaaaatcaattccACTAAATTATAAAATTCCCTGGTGAAAATTATAACAATTTTGATGTGGGTTTGGACTCAGTTATAATaatcatataatatattataatataatataatataatattatacagtaatattataatatttagtgCCAAAAGTGCCTTAAATCATAAACACACTTTAGCTCAATAAGACAACAGTCCACTGacaaccattattattattatttttttttttttttttaattttatgtctttcctttttttgttttctttccttttttgtctttcttaatatcaattttaataaacatatttcttttttctttctttttcttttttatttatttttatttgtttattcatcttaattttcatttaatttatttttccttctttcttaatttctcttttctttcttttcttttcgttcttttttctttctgactttcttaaatatcaatataatatcaataatatatcaatttttaataatataaataataatatcaattttttcttatttttgtatttattcatgttaattttcatttcatttatttttccttctttcctaatttttactttatttcttttctagtatttttttcattttctttctttttttcaatttgaaaaattaatatatttatttattaatttcttcctttttttccattaaggAGTTATAAATGAGTCCTACCCTCTACGGACCAGAGAACGGGGTAGTCGTAGCAGTTGCTGACAGCCGTGGACaggtctttatttttattttattttattatttttttccatttcatttatttatttatct is a window of Centropristis striata isolate RG_2023a ecotype Rhode Island chromosome 24, C.striata_1.0, whole genome shotgun sequence DNA encoding:
- the cldn10e gene encoding claudin-10; its protein translation is MKVRVVQIWGFLMTVLGWIFVACTMAMEGWKITSIGGMGGSSIIKVAWYWSSLWRSCFTDSTAVSNCYDYPVLWSVEGHIQIVRGLLMSSLSLGMLGFVLSLLGMECTFLGGKDRSKYKKIYAGGCCHIVSGLLSICGYAVYAEYVSVEYFNPDFDGLKYDLGTPIFLGWVGSSFHATGGFFYLWSVCRPLCGGTTTVITVQPLPDLEQNKSTTALSSVSGITSKTKVSSVSSVSELSSKSSVSSKSDRSDLSGISSRSGTTAGSGRSSKTGRTARSGGSERSAGSRGSGGSRGSGGSRSGSGSESGVSSRSSVSSLSGSRSSRTPSSLSGSERSERTPFIKNSYI
- the cldn10d gene encoding claudin-10; the protein is MMKYRTVVMYLEVGCFVSCLCGWILVCSTLPTEYWTFSEVGSIVLTTSNYYSNLWKDCISDTTGVSDCKDYPSMLALPAFLHACRALAVCAVITGFFGGVLTLVGMKCTKIGGSEVANARVTFAGGITYLVSGFCGMITYSWWANKVITEFLDPNFRAQKFELGAAVFVGWGGSILLICGASVMTYFSAKEGLPSSSGGKSVRGHSYASARTRRTYMLPGSASRLTLGPPLFYEGRKSRATRATTRATTATRATRTATRATRTATSSGRTFNRDSFV